Within the Rhodopirellula bahusiensis genome, the region ACGACTCAAATGATGTTCGTGTCGAAGCGCAGGAGATGTCGCAGGTCAATTCCGATGCCGGTGGCGCATCCCTTGTCGCTGGCCTTGCTGTCAAAGCTGCCGTCTCGTTCGGTGCAAGCGTCGCGATCAATGACGTGACGTCCAACGTTTCGGCCAAGTTGTTAGGCACGAAGCTCGACACCGGGACGACAGGCCAGGTCGATGTAAAGGCGACCGCGAACACATCGTTGACAGCCGATTCGATCGCGGGAGCGGTGGCGGCACGCTTCACTCCCATCGCAGGAGGCACATTCGGAGGCTCCGGTGCCGGTTCCCGAAACTGGTTGGACCAAGATGTGATGGCGGAGGTCGGACAAAGCGAGGAAAACGGTAGCGTGATTGACACGAATTCGCTTTACATTGTCGCTCTGCACAGCGGCGTGGTTCACGCGAGCGGCTTCGCATTTGGTGTTGGCGGCAGCGGTGGTGCCGGCGCATCGGGCGCCGCGTCGATTGGAATCGGATTGGGTTTGAACGAAATCATCGGTGCCACGCGAGCCACGTTGAACGAATCGGTCGTCAAAGTATCGGAGCAAGTTCAGGTCGAAGCGATCAACCAGACGATCTTGTCTGCGATCACGGAATCATCGTCCGTGGGAGCGGCCGTCACCGGTGGTTTCGGCGCGGCGATTGCCGGTGCAGGTGCTGGAACGCATAACCTGATTCAACAACAGATCTCTGCGACCACCATCGGTAGTACAGTGGACGCCGGCGATTTTATGGTGTCAGCCACGGACTCGACTGCGTTGAGTTCACGCACCTACGGGATGACCGTCGGGGCCGGAATATCCGGCGGCGGCACGGCCGCCTTATCCATTGGAATTTCCGTCGCCAAAAATGAAAATCGAAATCAGGTCGACGCTGCTGTCTTGGATGGATCGACGATCCGCACATCGTCACCGGCAAGTGGCATCTTCGACGGGGATGTTTCCGTTGTTGCAACAAGCGACAACACGATGGAAGCTTTGGCTTTGGCGGCATCTTACGTTGGCGGTATCAGCTCGGGGCTTGCCGTCGCAGTCGCGGGAGCCGGTGCGTTAGCTGAAAACGGACTGTACTCGGCGACACTCGCGCGGGTCTCCGACAGCACGATTAACGCGGGGCACAATATTCATGTCAACGCGAGTCGTAGAGCCACGTTGTCCGCATCAATCGAAAGCGATGGCGTTTCAGTAGGCGGAGGCAACGTTGGTGGTGGTCCAGCAATCGGAGTCTCGATTGCGACCAACACGATCGGGCAGACCGTACAGACCAGTCCAGATGGCGACACGCTATTCGTCTCCGAAGTCAAATCATTGGTCGAAGGCAGTCAAATGACGGCCGCCGGTACATTGTCGGTACTGACCGAGAACATCGACACAGTGACCGCGACGGTTAAGGCTAATTCGGTCGCTGGTGCACTCGGGAATGTGGCCGGTTCTGCGGCAGTCGTCGGCAGCAGTGCGACCAATAATCTGGCCACAAAAATCAGCGCAATCATCAACGACGAGAGCGACGCAGCCGCCGTCGCCAGCACCGTTGACGCGGGTTCCGTGATCGTCCGGGCGACAAATAATCCTGATGACCAGAACACTGAAACAGGCGTCGTCACGGCATTGGTCGGTTCCATGACCATGGTCGGTGTCGGCGGATCGGGCGGTGCTGTGGCCGTCACAGTCTCGGTCTCAGAAGCGTCTAACAGGATCGACAACACAATCGACGCGTCTGTTTCAAGAACAACCGTTTCCGCGACGACGGGCGACGGCCTGACGCTGGAAGCCAATGAAAACGTAGTTGCTGATGCCGACGCTTACGCGATGGCAGTTGCCCTGGCATTGTCGTCGTTCTCTGTCGCGGGTGCGGGAGGCGGCGCCAAGGGCAAGAATCAGATCACGTCGACGACCAATTCAACTTTGACCGACAGTGACATCGACTCTCCCGAAGCGGACCTTGATGTCACTTCGACCAACACCATCACTGCCGATGCACACACCCATACGTGGACCGCTGCGGCGGCATTGATCGGATTGGTGGGCAGTGGATCAGTGACCGAAAACACCATCACGCCGACGACCACTGCCGAAGCATCCGGCGGTGCCATCCACGTTCGTGATGCAACGATTTTCGCTCGAGCGACACCTGTTGGCAAATCTGATTCCGCCGGCTTCGCGCTCAGCCTTGGCGGACTGGTCGGCGTCTCGAAATCCACCGTGAACATCAGTGGCGAGGTGACTGCTCGGCTGGGCAATTCCGACCAAGAAATCTTTCAATCGCAAACTCTGGCACAAACCGCTGATTTCAACGGCGATACTCCCTCCGTCGCCAAGGCGGACGGTTCGTCGGGGTCCTTGTTGGGTGTGGAAGCATCCGTCGCTTCGATCACCAACACGGCGAATGTGCTGGCTGAAATTGCAGATGGATCGACACTGGAAATTGCCTCGACGAATTTGTTTGCACGTCGCGTATCCGAGCACCACGCCGACGCGAATAGTTTGGCAATCGGTTTAGGATCGTTCGGGTCGACCTATGCCGGTACTAATGATTCGGGAAATGACATCGCCCGCGTTGGCTCGAGCGTCACGCTGGAGGGGAACAGTTTCAGAATCAACGCTGCTTCCATCGAACGCACTTTCGCCGGCGCGACGGCTGGTGCCGGTGGCGTGGCTTCTGGTTCTTCCGCCACCGCAGAAACTAGAAACACAAGCACGACTTCCGCGACCATCGGTGCCGAAGCGGACTTTGACTTGACCGGATCATTTCAAGTGCTCTCCAACCACCTGTCTCACTTCGATACCGGACTGAGTGCCATCGGCGGCGGAGTGCTAACCGGATCGGGAGGGAATCTTTCCAACACTATCGCGTCGACGGTCAAATCGGAAATTGGTCAGCAAGCGAACATGGACGCTGCCACCATCCGAGCAACCGCGACGAATCGGATCGACAAATCCAGCCCGTTCGCTGACGATGGCTTTGACAGAAATGCGAATGCGACCGTGGGCGGCATCGTCGGAGGCGTCGGCGTGGGTAGCGCGACGCAATTGACTTTGAATACCGACGTACTGATCGATGATTCGGCGTTGCTCTTCGCGGGCGATTCAATCGACCTGCACTCCGCCAACAAAATCAACGCGATAGATGAGTTGGTCGTCGCCAGTGGGGGCGTTGGTGCGGGTTCCGGTGTCAACACGACGCTCGACGCACTGGACAACCAAGCAGTCGTCACCGTCGACCCGTCCGCCGCGGTCCACAGCGGAGGGACGATGAACATCACCGCTCGCGGAAACGCACAGGCTGATATCCAGACCAGCACGGAGGTCTACGGCGTGCTGACCGTTGGCATCGGGACATCCCGGGTCGATATCCGGCCCGACAATCAAGTCTTGATTCACGGGACTCTGGTTGCCGACGGCGATATCCAAATTTCCGCTGGCACGGATTCCGCTCCCAATCGGGACAACTACGACATTGATGCCCGATTGGATGTCTTTTCAGGTAGTTTGATTCCGATTACGTCGTCCACTGCCACAGCCAATCTGATGCAGACCAACACGATCGAAGTCTCCGAGAACGGCGTGGTACGCAGTGGCGGCGATTTGCGTCTGCATGCTCAAAATGACGAAGTCAGCGAAGTCAACGCGTTGGCGAAATCGGTTAGCTGGACCACCGCTGTCGTGGACTTGGTCGAAGGGGTCATCAACGCGGTCGGTGACTTGATCGGCGAAGGCGGCCAAGAAGTGACCGAGGGCTCAGGAAACGAAGCCGTCACATCAACCGTTCAAGTCACAGGCTTAGCCGAAACCGGACTCAACCGATACAGAAAACTGGATATCACGGGGATCACTTACAACGGCGGCGATGTCGATTCCGCCAGCAGCTACAGCGTGCAACGATCAGACGACTCCGACGATTCGATTCAATTTACATTGGTGCCATCGTCTCTGACATCACCTTTGATCACGGAAATCCGCCGACTGAAGAACTTGATCAACGACCATCGCAGCAATGAATTATTGGTGCAGCAATACCAGGACGAAATTGACCGGATGCAGGCCCAACTGGAGGTCAAAGGCCTGGCCGAAACTCCCGAAGGTGCCAGCGAGCCCCAGCGAATCGAACAATCCATTGTCACGGTCGTGGTTGATCCGATCACCAGTTCTTCGGGAATCATCGACATCGTCGCCGGCCAGTTCAAAAAGTTTGGTGATAGCGGAACCGGTCAAGTCATCGCGCCGAGTGACCCGGCCATTGAGATCATCAATCAGACGCGAGCCTTCATAGAAACAACGGGGCTGTTCATCCCGCAATTCAATGGCGGGGTGATTATCAATGGCATGAGCAATTTCAGCAATTCTGGGACGCCTTCGATCGTGGTCGAAAACCGAGCCCAAAGCGTCGATCTTGAAAACGGTGACGCGCCGCTGGTTTGGCCCAGTATCACTGTCAGCGGACCGATCGCGAACTTGGGTGGCTCGTTGACAATTCGTAATCCATCGGCCGGAGCGGGCGATATCACGATCAACGCTCCGATCGAAGTGCTGTCGCAGTCCGTCATTGCGGGTGCAGAAGGAACTTTAAACATCGATTTGGGGCAACAGGGATCAACGTACGAAGGCAGCACCGAGCACGCTCGCGTTGTGTCCTATCTTGATCAAATTAGAACACAGTCTTTAACCTCGGACACATACGAGGATTTCATCGACCAAGGTCGCGGCGACGGCAAGTTATCGGCTGGTCGGATTTTCCTTTCGGCCCAGTACGTCAACATCAACAGTTTGATCGAAAGTGGGAAATCGGACTACAACCTGACGCTTGGAGACGATGTCGCCGATGCAATCAACGCGCACACTGGCGACTCGGTGTTGCGATTGAATGCGGACACGCATTTAGGTGGCAGCGAAGACTTTGACGTTTCTTACGATCCAGCCAGCGGGCGTATCATCATCGAAGAGTTGCGAGCCGGTGGCGGGTACGTCGAGATTGACGGCCACATCGCCAACACCAGCCACGGCGAAATACGCGTGCTCGGTGGCTACGCGAACATCAACATCAACAACGAAACCAATGTTCCAATTGAGATTCGTCGCCTGGATGTGAGCCAGCAAGGCAGCGGCACGATCATCTTGAATGACCGAGCGAAGGGGCCTGGAAGTCCTCTGTCCAGTCCCGAACTGTCGCAGACGACTCTCTTTCAGCAAGTAGGAGACCGGGTCGTCGAAACAGCCGGCAACATCCAAACGATTCATGACGATTTATCCGACATCGTCTATGAGCCGGTCACTGGTTTGCAGTACCAGTTTTCGATAGCGGAAAAGTCTGGGACTTTCATTACCCGCACGTACACCACGTCCAGTTGGCTCGGCGTGATCGACGAATTTGCGGAGGATGGAGCCAACACGGTTAATACTGTTGAATCGCCAAATGATACCTATCTCATTGACGCGGGCAGCTATTTCGTCCACGACCTCTCGCTCCCGAAGTATTCACACGCGGTCAGTACCAGCAGCACGACCAGCGGCGAAATCGTCGTGGACCAATGGACGACATGGTCAGGGTTCCTGGATTTGAACAAGAACTATTTCACTAGGACGGTCGAAGACAGTAGGGAAACGCGGATTGATACGCATTCGTTGGAAGCCGACCGTGACATCAAGATCAATTTCGTCGGATACGACGAGGGCGGAGTGAATATCGAATCAAACGGGGATATCTATTTTGCCGGACGAGTTTCCAATCCGACTGGACGCACCAATATCCGGAGCAATTCCCCGATCGAGATAAGCAACAGTCATTTGGGCATCGTGGGTGGTCGTGAAATTGAAGTCGTAGCCAACGAATCATCAATCGGGTCTGAGAACAGCCCCTTTCTGATTGACCAGTCGAGCACCACACTGGATGGATTGCTACCGAAGCTAGACATCAGTGCTGCTGGCTCAGCGAACGTCCGTGAATTGAGTGGTGATTTGGTCGTGCGCCGCTTCAGTGGTGGGAGTGCAATGCAGCTTTCCGTACCGGGGTCGATCTTTGACCACGCACTCGGCTCCTATGTGAGTGGCGTCGATATACGCCTTGTTTCAGATACCGGAAACATTGGATCGGCTGAATCACCGCTATTTATCGATCCGCTGACCAGCATCAACGCGACGGCGCCCGGTGATATTTTTGTAGAGGCTGAATTTTCGGACATTGGGATCGACCAGATTGAGGCCGGTGGCATCGTTTCCCTTCGTGGTTTGAACGGGCGAAGAATCGTTGATCGACGGACCGAAGATGATGTCGATGACTTCAATGCAATCGAATCGGCCGCCGTTTGGAATTCCCTGCAACTGACGACGGAGGATGGATTTGACGACAAACGTACCGGTCGCATCGAAACGCTGGAGAATATCAAGACAGGAGAATATCAAACTTATTGGCAATTGAGAAATACTCAAAGGGAACCTGCGGAGTACGACGCGAACCACCTCATCATCTTGAGTGAAGCCGAGCGATCCTTTTACGCTGACAATCCTGATACGATCGCAACTTTGGAAAGCAGTCGAACTCAGCAGTACCACGCTCTACACCAAGCCTACGGTGAATTTGGCAACCAATTTGACCCAAGTTTCCAGTACACCGCGACCTCCGATGAGATCGCCGCCATCGACGCATCCATGCGTCGGTGGACCCGCGAGGAATTGTCAAACACGCTCAACTTTGTTGTCGTTACCGACACTGAATTGGTCACCGAACAGCCCAATATCATCGCCTCGGAAATTCGACTGGATGCGACGTCGAATAACCAAGAGTTCCCCGGCAGCATCGGTTCGCAAGGTGAACCCGAATTCATCGAATTACCCGTCGCCGGCAGTTCCCAAACCATCACGCTAAAACAACAGGCCGTCCTTTCAACTGCGGGACCAAACGACGTGTTGTATCTAGGATCGGCTCCGATTGATCTGGCCGGCGTCACCAGGGGGACGCAATACCCAGACTCCGCTTCGTCTATTGATTTTGTCTCCTTGACGCTTCCGCTCGATGCGACCGAGACGTGGCACGACCTTGGAATCCAAGCGGGGCGAAGTGTCTATGTCGACCTAAGTAACGATGCCGAGGACCCGCACCAATATGATCATTTCGACGAAGGCATCTACACAGTCCGTCGTGTTGTAGATGATGGTCGCACATTGATCTTCGAGAACTACGCAGAGGGACTCGAGACTTCGCAAAGGCTGGTTGGTCTCGGCACCCTTTCGCCCATCGTCCCCGATGATCTTGCCACACATGTTCGTGTAGCACGCCGAGAAGATGTTGACGTTCAAACAACGGGCCCCGTTACTGCGATCGCGGATACAGACATTCTTCTCGGGTCAGCGATGGACCTGGTGATCGGCGAGCTTCATTCATTGCAGTCGACTTTCAATGGGCGTCCGTCCGATATTCGCATCAAAACCGACGGAAACCTGAGCGGTGATGCAGCACAAACGGAATCGGCGCATGTCCAGGGCGCTGCAATCGTTTTGGAATCTTCTGGTGGTAGTATCGGATCGCTCGACCAACCCCTGAGAATCGAAGTAGAACACAACAACTCCATCGTTGCTCGGGCACAGAACGAAATCGTGTTGCAGCAGAATGCCGACGAGACCAGTGCCCCAAATGATTTGCGGATCGACCAAGTCTTTTCCGCGGCATCCTTTATCGACATATCATCTGATTCGGGTATCACCGAATCGGTGCAATCCGATCGCACCAACCTGAAGGCCGCCGGTGACCTACACCTGCGTTCAGATTCCTACATCGGATTTGCCGAAGCATTTGGCTTCTTGGATTTTTTGGATGTCGAAATTGGTGGCACATTGACGGCGGTTGGCCCCGGTGGGATCGCCATTTCAGAGAACGCTTCCGATCTACGGATTCGGCAAGTGCTCTCAACCATCGACGAGGATGGCGTAGCTGTTGGGAATCGCGTACGACTGCGTGCCGCCGGATCCATCGTTGACGCGATTGACGTCGTGGATCCAATGGATCCGTATTCGGCAAACGGCGCGATCGTTGACGGAAATCCGCAGACGGACATCGTTGGTTCAGGGATTGAACTGGTGGCCATGGGCGGGACGATTGGCCAAGCCACGAACGAATTGGACGTCAATCAAATCGGAACCGAACAGGATTTATCAAATCCCTTGACGGCTCGGCCTTTTCTGAATCCTTGGTTGAGCGTCGATAGTTTCTTGAACACCTACGTCAACGAAACCGAAGGCGATTTGATCCTCAATCGCGTTCAGACCGACCAAACCGCATTTCTTTCCGCTGGCAGCGGCAGCATCCTTCCCCCGCGTGATCAACCATCGACCGTCATTGCAGCAAAGCTCTGGCTTTTTGCTCGCGACGACATTGGCTTGCCGACCGATCCAATCGACATCACAACCGGTGCCGTTGAAGGAATTGCTATAACGGG harbors:
- a CDS encoding dockerin type I domain-containing protein; protein product: MRNRPRRADCGQTRSRRRLGVETLETRRVLAASLSFPGQNVELQPGEQFLKIVQAEDNSNVLDEINFDGIDDNRIEISAAAFQVDTDVNLSGYDLLVSAESILVVNGGLLGAGQVVLSAVKQPDLGDVISDAVLNGLVANESQTIEVRNSTISANQITLSANGITSTGWSELGGHQDVIADELITQLQTLPQIGLSGAVSPLSGQAKIHNASAGITLADSVLRSVGAIDVSATAVADSSLNSIAVTGLNGSGLPATVSVGFSHSTSSATIDVLGTTQMEATGSVNLVTDATSTAINVARNEANSRARSQDAEKVKTAVNLSLALTNETSTIDVAAGTTIHSGGEVNVKAVSEVINDVTATTAVFNDGTVGFSAAVGVDNAIVRSEVNGTIQSDGVSGSQIDFTGADIFSSSDYLLLNNIPAANPILAGERLTYRGETPMPGLIDGEEYIVREANIRSQHADGVQQTVRLARAESVDLENANVDAEAIHSLTRLSVIKFDASEVSSEDASNDGRIEMTLPDGVSSLVYLGSEAGDDDILPQSITGLKQNQRYEAVQIGSQIKLRLPGTIDFVDFSLPAGTSGTHGFRYDENRLSFNPLDDVNAEDDWISLPADHRFQTGDFLLYATDPSRSEEHEMFAFDASESVVSSLGSVSLPDAPINGLDNHHGYYAVVDPHYPNQLRLTGSLADAFGSETVDISFGGSTDHTLTRTSGGISVVAQLSAINKAEAGVNLTQGEQPWSSVLSGVGAGRIENIGSAGLGFFDSLRDSIQGNGVSDATDVTNVDPGGTTQPESDKQGGIDAAGSFVVSVFHHDVNAIIGATADLASSSSITLDADIVQRTRLGAIGESTRNALNEENENTKEFAVSAGYGFFHNDAHAVVEDRFVDDADVTQQAVLDAQGLIAVNAQVVYPFLGASDDGVNAAVTLEQFGLGSFQSLLDGTHGLAGLVNVYARTLADGGDDSLSLALGLMVTNTTNHVIARIGEGAHVQTSDALSVDNQSVSVNATLDTFSVGAGQMSAINLSVPGLAEAINRGHKREGGGVQDFIKDLIDPLGVSGKNAAGGTMLLTLGDHTTVAEIADAAIVGRDDWLNNAIDVTAISDLYDLALVQTGTASSQFGFSAAIAASNIKTDTRASVGDGVELSGGSLTINATDTLDRINILGAFLKGKQIGVGTSIGVNVIDQDVAAFLGRRDREAAAIGDGRVALSSVEVDASASGDVLSWVISGGIQGVGSSSAQPNAKRLGPVSLTVPVAINQIASESVAYIDAVTGSINDIAVDAKSDSNIDAVVIGASVAVQASSTGAGKLNLAGVGALAVNEAQLNSLAWISESTIDDSNDVRVEAQEMSQVNSDAGGASLVAGLAVKAAVSFGASVAINDVTSNVSAKLLGTKLDTGTTGQVDVKATANTSLTADSIAGAVAARFTPIAGGTFGGSGAGSRNWLDQDVMAEVGQSEENGSVIDTNSLYIVALHSGVVHASGFAFGVGGSGGAGASGAASIGIGLGLNEIIGATRATLNESVVKVSEQVQVEAINQTILSAITESSSVGAAVTGGFGAAIAGAGAGTHNLIQQQISATTIGSTVDAGDFMVSATDSTALSSRTYGMTVGAGISGGGTAALSIGISVAKNENRNQVDAAVLDGSTIRTSSPASGIFDGDVSVVATSDNTMEALALAASYVGGISSGLAVAVAGAGALAENGLYSATLARVSDSTINAGHNIHVNASRRATLSASIESDGVSVGGGNVGGGPAIGVSIATNTIGQTVQTSPDGDTLFVSEVKSLVEGSQMTAAGTLSVLTENIDTVTATVKANSVAGALGNVAGSAAVVGSSATNNLATKISAIINDESDAAAVASTVDAGSVIVRATNNPDDQNTETGVVTALVGSMTMVGVGGSGGAVAVTVSVSEASNRIDNTIDASVSRTTVSATTGDGLTLEANENVVADADAYAMAVALALSSFSVAGAGGGAKGKNQITSTTNSTLTDSDIDSPEADLDVTSTNTITADAHTHTWTAAAALIGLVGSGSVTENTITPTTTAEASGGAIHVRDATIFARATPVGKSDSAGFALSLGGLVGVSKSTVNISGEVTARLGNSDQEIFQSQTLAQTADFNGDTPSVAKADGSSGSLLGVEASVASITNTANVLAEIADGSTLEIASTNLFARRVSEHHADANSLAIGLGSFGSTYAGTNDSGNDIARVGSSVTLEGNSFRINAASIERTFAGATAGAGGVASGSSATAETRNTSTTSATIGAEADFDLTGSFQVLSNHLSHFDTGLSAIGGGVLTGSGGNLSNTIASTVKSEIGQQANMDAATIRATATNRIDKSSPFADDGFDRNANATVGGIVGGVGVGSATQLTLNTDVLIDDSALLFAGDSIDLHSANKINAIDELVVASGGVGAGSGVNTTLDALDNQAVVTVDPSAAVHSGGTMNITARGNAQADIQTSTEVYGVLTVGIGTSRVDIRPDNQVLIHGTLVADGDIQISAGTDSAPNRDNYDIDARLDVFSGSLIPITSSTATANLMQTNTIEVSENGVVRSGGDLRLHAQNDEVSEVNALAKSVSWTTAVVDLVEGVINAVGDLIGEGGQEVTEGSGNEAVTSTVQVTGLAETGLNRYRKLDITGITYNGGDVDSASSYSVQRSDDSDDSIQFTLVPSSLTSPLITEIRRLKNLINDHRSNELLVQQYQDEIDRMQAQLEVKGLAETPEGASEPQRIEQSIVTVVVDPITSSSGIIDIVAGQFKKFGDSGTGQVIAPSDPAIEIINQTRAFIETTGLFIPQFNGGVIINGMSNFSNSGTPSIVVENRAQSVDLENGDAPLVWPSITVSGPIANLGGSLTIRNPSAGAGDITINAPIEVLSQSVIAGAEGTLNIDLGQQGSTYEGSTEHARVVSYLDQIRTQSLTSDTYEDFIDQGRGDGKLSAGRIFLSAQYVNINSLIESGKSDYNLTLGDDVADAINAHTGDSVLRLNADTHLGGSEDFDVSYDPASGRIIIEELRAGGGYVEIDGHIANTSHGEIRVLGGYANININNETNVPIEIRRLDVSQQGSGTIILNDRAKGPGSPLSSPELSQTTLFQQVGDRVVETAGNIQTIHDDLSDIVYEPVTGLQYQFSIAEKSGTFITRTYTTSSWLGVIDEFAEDGANTVNTVESPNDTYLIDAGSYFVHDLSLPKYSHAVSTSSTTSGEIVVDQWTTWSGFLDLNKNYFTRTVEDSRETRIDTHSLEADRDIKINFVGYDEGGVNIESNGDIYFAGRVSNPTGRTNIRSNSPIEISNSHLGIVGGREIEVVANESSIGSENSPFLIDQSSTTLDGLLPKLDISAAGSANVRELSGDLVVRRFSGGSAMQLSVPGSIFDHALGSYVSGVDIRLVSDTGNIGSAESPLFIDPLTSINATAPGDIFVEAEFSDIGIDQIEAGGIVSLRGLNGRRIVDRRTEDDVDDFNAIESAAVWNSLQLTTEDGFDDKRTGRIETLENIKTGEYQTYWQLRNTQREPAEYDANHLIILSEAERSFYADNPDTIATLESSRTQQYHALHQAYGEFGNQFDPSFQYTATSDEIAAIDASMRRWTREELSNTLNFVVVTDTELVTEQPNIIASEIRLDATSNNQEFPGSIGSQGEPEFIELPVAGSSQTITLKQQAVLSTAGPNDVLYLGSAPIDLAGVTRGTQYPDSASSIDFVSLTLPLDATETWHDLGIQAGRSVYVDLSNDAEDPHQYDHFDEGIYTVRRVVDDGRTLIFENYAEGLETSQRLVGLGTLSPIVPDDLATHVRVARREDVDVQTTGPVTAIADTDILLGSAMDLVIGELHSLQSTFNGRPSDIRIKTDGNLSGDAAQTESAHVQGAAIVLESSGGSIGSLDQPLRIEVEHNNSIVARAQNEIVLQQNADETSAPNDLRIDQVFSAASFIDISSDSGITESVQSDRTNLKAAGDLHLRSDSYIGFAEAFGFLDFLDVEIGGTLTAVGPGGIAISENASDLRIRQVLSTIDEDGVAVGNRVRLRAAGSIVDAIDVVDPMDPYSANGAIVDGNPQTDIVGSGIELVAMGGTIGQATNELDVNQIGTEQDLSNPLTARPFLNPWLSVDSFLNTYVNETEGDLILNRVQTDQTAFLSAGSGSILPPRDQPSTVIAAKLWLFARDDIGLPTDPIDITTGAVEGIAITGSVYLAATGDLTVGGVVDPTSGAEGEQAGEFTPTRDLGSSGFQSGLGLSIKSTETLTIVEDLQSLGSLSIQGDIRLELPSGVSARSAGQLDIVSRHAEIRGSVDSLQTIVRGTAGDDTLVFKPESLDGPVRIEAGDGDDQIDVVEFPMTIDGGDGDNTIIGVSLIHEVVAAPYSAFATTHQRVSTKENFSQTPLSRFVSEFAKPPVVTINDDRFEFSDGVLRLKPDGFLQHPDDDELSVTVTFTDPDDTALSVDQVVTITTQANASVWTNADLVEDVNRSGHASALDALMVINFLNRVDDSLLPVYRAFDSMEPFYDVNRDGRVTALDALRVINYLSFGSRVLADSEPSRSDQNRMLRTGDTSEQPAAMYPSEGSNFVSQRGDLIDDELDRLAEDVALVRLF